One Micromonospora sp. WMMD1120 genomic region harbors:
- a CDS encoding cold-shock protein produces the protein MAIGTVKWFNADKGFGFITPDGGGADVFAHFSAIQTSGYRSLDENQRVEFEVTQGQKGPQAENIRPL, from the coding sequence ATGGCTATTGGCACCGTGAAGTGGTTCAACGCTGACAAGGGCTTCGGCTTCATCACCCCGGACGGCGGCGGCGCCGACGTCTTCGCCCACTTCTCGGCGATCCAGACCTCCGGCTACCGGAGCCTGGACGAGAACCAGCGGGTCGAGTTCGAGGTGACCCAGGGCCAGAAGGGCCCGCAGGCGGAGAACATCCGCCCGCTCTGA
- a CDS encoding ATP-dependent DNA helicase: MTQPTLFGAGPAPTPRRADSGPRYTPVELAKLLRLPAPTREQAAIIAAPVQPLLVVAGAGSGKTETMAARVVWLVANSYVRPEQVLGLTFTRKAAGELAHRVRTRLDQLIRRLGRQGRDPLDDPLAGEPSISTYHSYAGRIVTEHGLRAGYEPSTRLLTEASRWQLVDLLVRNYDGDMSEVDRMPSTITDAVLALAGELDEHLVAPDELAAWTGRFFAEVQARPGRVYADVRKALTLQQTRLRLLPLVRAYARRKEDFEAMDFADQLARAARVARDHPAVGQIERDRFRVVLLDEYQDTSHAQVVLLNALFGGGHPVTAVGDPCQSIYGWRGASAGTLDRFPTEFARADGQPAPALGLTTSWRNRPEILRVANALSTPLRAAGARVPELRSALTVREPIPHRSPGGAAGGTVHCALLPTYADEADWIADSVLAAWRGAARMPGAAPEHIPVAQRPTTAVLVRVRSQIPAIESALRERGLPVEVVGLGGLLDTPEVRDVVCTLRVLADPTDGAALLRLLTGARWRIGPRDLVALHRRARSIANTRRQVAADDETAEISPDLLDEATLVEALADLGPAQAYSAEGFARLRAYGRELALLRYRLDQALPDLIADIERTIGLDVEVAVRAGRDGAGDAGLARGHLDALGDVAARFSGETPGATLSGFLSYLAAAEDEERGLAPGEVEVVEGAVQVVTAHAAKGLEWDVVSVAGLSRGLWPGPVRNSDHWLGGLGVLPFPLRGDADGLPELALDEATDQRAVARAVTDFTDAWRAHDEREERRLTYVAVTRPRRLLLCSGYWWGEGTKRPRGPSVFLREVYDACLDGGPGHLVDAWAPEPTPDATNPTAEVVIRAEWPSDPLGGRRPALAEAAALVRRVLTDGPAALAGPVGPLMEAEVDPEVARWRREADLLLAERAELTRLSGAVEVALPGQLSVTQLVALRRDPAALARTLRRPVPVEPNPYARRGTAFHAWLEQRFGADRLLDLDELPGAADADAAPDEALVELQERFLASEWADRVPVEVEVPFATVIAGVVVRGRMDAVFARPGGRFDVVDWKTGAQPTGAAAEVAAVQLAVYRLAWAELAGVPVDLVGAAFHYVRHGVTVRPADLLDVAGLTAMIAQLPEDSALH, translated from the coding sequence GTGACCCAGCCCACCCTGTTCGGCGCGGGTCCCGCGCCGACGCCCCGCCGGGCGGACTCCGGCCCCCGGTACACGCCGGTGGAGCTGGCCAAGCTGCTGCGGTTGCCGGCACCCACCCGGGAGCAGGCCGCGATCATCGCCGCCCCGGTGCAGCCGCTGCTCGTCGTCGCCGGGGCCGGGTCGGGCAAGACCGAGACGATGGCCGCGCGGGTGGTCTGGCTGGTCGCCAACTCGTACGTGCGGCCGGAGCAGGTCCTCGGGCTCACCTTCACCCGTAAGGCGGCCGGTGAGCTGGCCCACCGCGTACGCACCCGACTCGACCAGCTCATCCGCCGCCTCGGTCGGCAGGGCCGGGACCCGCTCGACGATCCGCTCGCGGGTGAGCCCAGCATCTCCACCTACCACTCCTACGCCGGGCGGATCGTCACCGAACACGGGCTGCGGGCCGGCTACGAGCCGTCCACCCGGCTGCTCACCGAGGCGTCCCGCTGGCAGTTGGTGGACCTGCTGGTGCGCAACTACGACGGCGACATGTCCGAGGTGGACCGGATGCCGAGCACCATCACCGACGCGGTGCTGGCGCTCGCCGGGGAACTGGACGAGCACCTTGTCGCTCCGGACGAGCTGGCGGCCTGGACGGGTCGGTTCTTCGCCGAGGTGCAGGCCCGGCCGGGCCGGGTGTACGCGGACGTGCGCAAGGCGCTCACCCTCCAGCAGACCCGGTTGCGCCTGCTGCCGCTGGTGCGGGCGTACGCCCGGCGCAAGGAGGACTTCGAGGCGATGGACTTCGCCGACCAGCTCGCCCGGGCGGCTCGGGTGGCCCGGGACCATCCGGCGGTCGGCCAGATCGAACGGGACCGCTTCCGGGTGGTGCTGCTCGACGAGTACCAGGACACCAGCCACGCCCAGGTGGTGCTGCTCAACGCGCTGTTCGGCGGCGGGCACCCGGTGACGGCGGTGGGTGACCCGTGCCAGTCGATCTACGGCTGGCGGGGGGCCAGCGCGGGCACCCTGGACCGGTTCCCGACCGAGTTCGCCCGCGCCGACGGTCAGCCGGCCCCGGCGCTCGGGCTCACCACGAGCTGGCGCAACCGCCCGGAGATCCTCCGGGTGGCGAACGCGCTCTCCACCCCGCTGCGGGCGGCCGGCGCCCGGGTGCCGGAGCTACGGTCCGCGCTGACCGTCCGGGAGCCGATCCCGCACCGCAGCCCGGGTGGCGCGGCCGGCGGCACCGTGCACTGCGCGTTGCTGCCCACGTACGCCGATGAGGCCGACTGGATCGCGGACAGTGTCCTGGCGGCCTGGCGCGGCGCGGCCCGGATGCCGGGCGCGGCGCCCGAGCACATCCCGGTGGCGCAGCGCCCGACGACAGCGGTGCTGGTGCGGGTGCGCAGCCAGATCCCGGCGATCGAGTCGGCGCTGCGCGAACGCGGCCTGCCGGTCGAGGTGGTCGGGCTGGGCGGTCTGCTGGACACTCCCGAGGTCCGGGACGTTGTCTGCACGCTGCGGGTGCTGGCCGACCCGACCGACGGCGCCGCGTTGCTGCGGCTGCTCACCGGCGCCCGCTGGCGGATCGGGCCACGCGACCTGGTGGCGCTGCACCGGCGGGCCCGGTCCATCGCCAACACCCGCCGGCAGGTGGCCGCCGACGACGAGACCGCGGAGATCAGCCCCGACCTGCTGGACGAGGCGACCCTGGTGGAGGCGCTGGCCGATCTCGGGCCGGCGCAGGCGTACTCGGCGGAGGGCTTCGCGCGGCTGCGCGCGTACGGCCGGGAGCTGGCGCTGCTGCGCTACCGGCTGGACCAGGCGCTACCGGACCTGATCGCGGACATCGAGCGGACCATCGGCCTGGACGTGGAGGTGGCGGTGCGGGCCGGGCGGGACGGCGCCGGCGACGCCGGCCTGGCCCGGGGCCACCTGGACGCGCTGGGCGACGTGGCGGCCCGGTTCAGCGGGGAGACGCCCGGCGCGACGCTCTCCGGCTTCCTGTCCTACCTGGCCGCCGCCGAGGACGAGGAGCGCGGTCTGGCGCCCGGCGAGGTGGAGGTGGTGGAGGGCGCGGTACAGGTGGTCACCGCGCACGCCGCCAAGGGTCTGGAGTGGGACGTGGTGTCGGTCGCCGGGCTCAGCCGTGGGCTGTGGCCGGGGCCGGTCCGCAACTCCGACCACTGGCTGGGCGGGTTGGGTGTGCTGCCGTTCCCGCTGCGCGGCGACGCCGACGGGTTGCCCGAGCTGGCGCTCGACGAGGCCACGGACCAGCGCGCGGTGGCGCGGGCGGTCACCGACTTCACCGACGCGTGGCGGGCGCACGACGAGCGGGAGGAGCGCCGGCTGACGTACGTGGCGGTCACCCGGCCACGCCGGCTGCTGCTCTGCTCCGGCTACTGGTGGGGGGAGGGCACGAAGCGACCGCGCGGCCCGTCGGTCTTCCTGCGCGAGGTGTACGACGCGTGCCTCGACGGCGGGCCGGGGCACCTGGTCGACGCGTGGGCGCCGGAGCCGACCCCGGACGCGACGAACCCCACCGCCGAGGTGGTGATCCGTGCGGAGTGGCCGTCCGATCCGCTGGGCGGTCGGCGTCCGGCGCTGGCCGAGGCGGCCGCGTTGGTACGCCGCGTGCTGACCGACGGTCCGGCCGCGCTCGCCGGTCCGGTCGGTCCCCTAATGGAGGCGGAGGTCGACCCGGAGGTGGCGCGCTGGCGGCGCGAGGCGGATCTGCTGCTCGCTGAGCGGGCCGAGCTGACCCGGCTCTCCGGCGCGGTCGAGGTCGCGCTACCCGGCCAGTTGAGCGTCACCCAGCTGGTCGCGTTGCGCCGTGACCCGGCGGCGCTGGCCCGTACGCTGCGCCGGCCGGTGCCTGTCGAGCCCAACCCGTACGCCCGCCGGGGCACCGCCTTCCACGCGTGGTTGGAGCAGCGCTTCGGCGCCGACCGACTGTTGGACCTGGACGAGCTGCCAGGCGCGGCCGACGCCGACGCGGCGCCCGACGAGGCGCTGGTCGAGCTTCAGGAGCGGTTCCTGGCCAGCGAGTGGGCCGACCGGGTGCCGGTCGAGGTGGAGGTGCCGTTCGCCACGGTGATCGCGGGAGTGGTGGTGCGGGGGCGGATGGACGCGGTCTTCGCCCGCCCGGGTGGACGCTTCGACGTGGTCGACTGGAAGACCGGAGCGCAGCCCACCGGCGCGGCGGCCGAGGTGGCGGCCGTGCAGTTGGCCGTGTACCGGCTGGCCTGGGCGGAGTTGGCCGGTGTACCCGTGGACCTGGTGGGAGCGGCGTTCCACTACGTCCGGCACGGGGTGACGGTCCGACCAGCCGACCTGCTGGATGTGGCGGGGCTCACCGCCATGATCGCCCAACTGCCCGAGGATTCCGCCCTACATTGA